In Oharaeibacter diazotrophicus, the genomic window ATCCTCGAGCAGTTCCAGAACCCGCAACACGGCGAGGGTGCGCCCGCCGCCGACGCGCCGGACGATACCGGTGCCCCCGACGACGGCGCCGACAACGGCTACAAGCCGGGCGAACAGCAGGGTCTCGACCAGTTGATCCAGTCGACCGGCACCAAGCCCTAGAGCGCTTTCCGACCCGACGGAATCGTCGGGTCGATCGGAAATCGCTCCGGATTCGACAGGCCGGGGCCTTCTCCGACCAAGTCCGTGCAACTTGGTCGGAGAATGCCCTGGCGGGGAGCCCCGGCCGGCCCCATTTGCGCTCGACCGGGACGGTCCGGCCCCTCCGCCATGTGCGCGGCGCAGGGCCGCGTCATCGAACGGACATGTTTCCCGGCCCGGCCGGGTGCGATAGAACCCTGTTTCCCCGGCGCCGGCCATCTTGGTCCGGCGCCGATCCGTTCGCGGGACGGCTCCCGGCGCGGACGGCGCGAGAGGACGGCGAAGCATGGAAGACTTCACGACGAACCCGTTCGGCGGCCCGGACGACGACAAGCTGCACGAGGAGTGCGGCGTCTTCGGCGTGTTCGGCGCCCAGAACGCCGCGGCCCTCACCGCGCTCGGCCTGCACGCCCTGCAGCACCGCGGCCAGGAGGCGGCGGGCATCTCGTCCTTCGACGGCGCGCACTTCTTCACCGAACGCCACATCGGTCTCGTCGGCGACAACTTCACCAAGCCCTCGGTGATCGCCCGCCTGCCGGGCGACCGCGCCATCGGCCACACCCGCTATTCCACCACCGGCGGCTCGGGCATCCGCAACGTCCAGCCGCTGTTCGCCGAGCTGTCCGGCGGCGGCTTCGCGATCGCCCACAACGGCAACCTGACCAACGCCATGACGCTGCAGAAGGAACTGCAGCGCCGCGGCTCGATCTTCCAATCGACCTCCGACACCGAGACCATCCTCCACCTGGTCGCGACGTCGCAGAAGACCCAGATCGTCGACCGCCTGATCGAGGCGCTCGGGCGCATCGAGGGGGCGTGGTCGCTGGTCTGCATCTCGCAGAAGAAGCTGATCGGCGCCCGCGACCCGATGGGCATCCGCCCGCTGATCATGGGCGACCTCGACGGCGCGATCGTGTTCGCCTCCGAGACCTGCGCGCTCGACATCATCGGCGCCCGCTTCGTGCGCGAGCTCGAGCCCGGCGAGATGGTCGTCGTCACCGAGAGCGGCATCGAGAGCCTGAAGCCCTTCGCGCCGGCGCCGTCGCGCTTCTGCATCTTCGAATACGTCTACTTCGCCCGCCCGGACAGCGCCTTCGGCGGCACGTCGGTCTATCAGGTCAGGAAGCGCATCGGCGCGGAGCTCGCGGCCGAGAGCGGCGTCGACGCCGACATCGTCATCCCGGTGCCGGACAGCGGCACGCCCTCGGCGATCGGGTTCGCCGAGGCCGCCGGCCTGCCCTTCGACCTCGGCATCATCCGCAACCACTACATCGGCCGCACCTTCATCGAGCCGTCGGATTCGATCCGGCACATGGGCGTCAAGCTGAAGCACAACGCCAACCGCTCGGTGATCCAGGGCAAGCGGATCGTGCTGGTCGACGATTCGATCGTGCGCGGCACCACCTCGGTGAAGATCGTGCAGATGATGCGCGACGCCGGCGCCACCGAGGTGCACATGCGCATCGCCTCGCCGCCGACCACCGACAGCTGCTTCTACGGCGTCGACACCCCCGAGAAGGGCAAGCTGCTCGCCTCGCGCATGAGCATCGCCGAGATGTCCAACTACATCGGCGTCGACAGCCTCGCCTTCCTCACCATCGACGGGCTCTACCGCGCCGTCGGCGAGGCGAAGCGCAACAACGAGCTGCCGCAATATTGCGACGCCTGCTTCACCGGCGCCTACCCGACCGTCCTCACCGACCAGTCCGGCGAGGCCAACGTGCGGCAGCTGTCCCTGCTGGCCTGACGCGCCGCGGCGACGGACCCGGCGCCGCCCGGGTCCGCGCCACCCCGAGGGTGGACCCGCCGGCCGCCCGGCGCTATTGCGGGCGTCCGAGGGCGGCGCCGCCGGGACCGCCGGACAGGAGTGGGTGAGATGGCCGAGACCGAAGACAGACGCATCGTCGTGGTGACCGGCGCCTCGCGCGGCATCGGCAAGGCCGCCGCCGTGGCGCTCGCCGCCGCCGGCTGCCACGTCGTCGCCGTGGCGCGCACCCAGGGCGGCCTCGAGGAGCTCGACGACGAGATCCGCGCCGTCGGCGGCAGCGCGACGCTGGTGCCGGCGAGCCTCACCGACGAGGGCGCGATCGACCGGCTCGGCCTCGCCCTGTTCGAGCGCTACGGCCGCATCGACGCCCTCTTCGCCAACGCCGGCATCCTCGGGCCGCTGTCGCCGGTCGGCCACGTCGACCCCAAGAAGTGGGACGAGGTCTTCGCCGTCAACGTCACCGCCAACTACCGGCTGATCCGCTCGTTCGACCCGCTGCTGCGCCGGTCGGCGGCGGCGCGCACGCTGTTCGTCACCTCGGCGGCGTCGTGGAAGTGCCGGGCCTACTGGGGCCCCTACTCCGCCTCCAAGGCCGCGCTCGACGCCATCGTGCGCACCTGGGCCGCCGAGGTGCAGAGCTTCGGCATCACCGCCAACCTCCTGAACCCCGGCCCGCTGCGCACCCGGATGCGCGCCCAGGCGATGCCGGGCGAGGACCCGATGTCGCTGGAGACGCCCGAGGACCTCGCCCCCCACGTCGTCGCCGCGCTCGCCCCCGAGACCACCCGCACCGGCGAGGTCTTCGACTTCCCGACCCGCAGTTGGATCGCGCACCGCTTCCCCGCGGCGCCCGACGCCGGAGCCTGACGCCGCCATGATCGAGGGCGCCGTCCTCTGCGATCGCTCGCGCACCTCGCCGAACCACGGCGAGCGCGCCGGCGGCGGCCCGATCGACATGATCGTGCTGCACTACACCGGCATGGTCTCCGAGGAGATGGCGCTCGACCGGCTGTGCAGCCCGGCCTCCGAAGTGTCCTGCCACTATCTCGTCCGCGAGGACGGCCGGGTGTTCCAGCTGGTCGACGAGACCCGCCGCGCCTGGCACGCCGGCCGATCGTCCTGGCGCGGCACGACCGACGTCAATTCGCGCTCGATCGGCGTCGAGATCTGCAATCCCGGCCACGAGTTCGGCTACCGGCCGTTCCCGAACGTCCAGATCGAGGCCGTGCTCGACCTCTGCCACGACGTCCTCGGCCGCCGCAGGATCGCCCCGCGCGACGTCGTCGCCCATTCCGACGTGGCGCCGACCCGCAAGGAGGACCCGGGCGAATTCTTCCCGTGGGCCCGCTTCGCCGAGGAGGGCGTCGGCCACTTCGTCGACCCGACGCCGATCCAGGGCGGCCGCTTCTTCCAGCGCGGCGACGAGGGCCAGCCGGTGCGGGCGCTGCAGACCATGCTCGGCCTCTACGGCTACGACGCCCCGGCGACCGGCGTGTTCGACGACCACACCGCCGCCGTGGTCCGCGCCTTCCAGCGCCACTTCCGGCCCGAACGCGTCGACGGCATCGCCGACATGTCGACGATCGACACGCTGCACCGCCTCTTGCGCGCCCTGCCCGCCCTCGCCTGACCGGCTGCCGTCGCCCGTGCTCGCCCCTGCATGGCCGCCCTGCGAGCCCCTGCGGCACGGCGACCATCGTCTCGCCCCATTTCGCCCTAGTATGCCCGCCCCCATTCAGCGTATTCATGCATTTTAACTTCCCGTAAACCGGATTCCTCTTCTTCGTCGGATCGTCGTCCGATTTCGGCCCCAAACACCGAAGAAGAAGATGCCCGCCTGATCTTGGGCCTTACGGGAAGACTTACGCATGAAGATTTCGACCGATCAGCGCGGCGCCCTCGTGGCCGTGGCCATCGTGGCGGCGACCGCCCTGTCGATCACCGGGGCGCAGGCCGCCTCGACCGCGAAACAGGAGAACCACGCCGCCGCGGCCACCGCCGCCGACGAACCCGACAGCATCTGGGAGCTCTGGCAGGCCGCCCGCGCCCGCCGCGCCGCCGCGGCGGAGACGACCGCGACCGGGACCCGCACTGCCGCCGCGGCCACCGAGGCGCCGCGCGCCCACCGCCGCCACCGCGCCGCCGAGGCGGCACCGCGCACCGCGACGAAGCCGGCCGCCACCGCCGAGCGGCCCGCGAACCGCACCGACCTCCGCGCCCTCGTGCGCAGCCACGCCGAGGCCGCCGGCGTGCCCGCCGACCTCGCCGAGGCGGTCGTCAAAGTGGAGAGCAATTTCAACCCGCGCGCGCGCGGCAGCCACGGCGAGGTCGGGCTGATGCAGATCAAGCCGTCGACCGCCCGGGCGATCGGCTACCGCGGCACCACCGCGGCGCTCTACGACCCCGACACCAACCTCGCCTGGGGCATGCGCTACCTCGCCCGCGCCTACGCGCTCGCCGACGGCGACACCTGCGGCGCCATCCTGCGCTACAACGGCGGCCACGCCGCCCGCAAGATGACCCGGCAGGCCAGCGCCTACTGCGGCCGCGTCAAGACCTACGTCGCCGCGCTCTGACGCCGGGCCGAACGACGAACCGAAACCGCGTGAAGTCCCGACGCGTCGGGACTTCACGAGACGGGGCCGACGCGAAGAGCCATCCTGTGGAAGGTCAGGCGCCGGGCTGCTATCGAGGGTTCGTTCCGATACCCCCGGAGAGCCGTGATGGCCGGCAGGACCGACTTCGTATATTCGAGCCAGCCGGAATCGTTGCTCGAGGACGGGGATTTCGTGGCCCGAATTCCGTCCGGCCTTGCGTCCAAACACGAACTCCTCGAGACCTTGTCGGAGGTCGCCGCGTTCCCGGGCTATTTCGGCAGGAACTGGGACGCCCTGGTCGATTGCTTGCGTGATTTCGGCTGGATCGAGAACAGGAGGGTCGTCCTCGTGCACGACGACCTGCCGCTGCGCAACGATCCGGCGGAATGCCGCACCTACATCGACGTGCTGAAGGGTGTACTCGAAGATTGGGCGACTAACCCCGAGCCCGGCTCGTTCGTTTCCACTCCCGACTGGCCCAATGTTGCGCGCGACCTCGTGGTCGTGTTCCCGCCGGAGACCATGGCCAGTATCGACTTCATTTTGAAGCTCATTCAACGACGCCGAAGCTGATCGGATCGTCCGACTTGAGATCTCTGCACTCGACTGCGTGGGCAGCCGGTTCGCC contains:
- a CDS encoding lytic transglycosylase domain-containing protein; this translates as MKISTDQRGALVAVAIVAATALSITGAQAASTAKQENHAAAATAADEPDSIWELWQAARARRAAAAETTATGTRTAAAATEAPRAHRRHRAAEAAPRTATKPAATAERPANRTDLRALVRSHAEAAGVPADLAEAVVKVESNFNPRARGSHGEVGLMQIKPSTARAIGYRGTTAALYDPDTNLAWGMRYLARAYALADGDTCGAILRYNGGHAARKMTRQASAYCGRVKTYVAAL
- the purF gene encoding amidophosphoribosyltransferase; this translates as MEDFTTNPFGGPDDDKLHEECGVFGVFGAQNAAALTALGLHALQHRGQEAAGISSFDGAHFFTERHIGLVGDNFTKPSVIARLPGDRAIGHTRYSTTGGSGIRNVQPLFAELSGGGFAIAHNGNLTNAMTLQKELQRRGSIFQSTSDTETILHLVATSQKTQIVDRLIEALGRIEGAWSLVCISQKKLIGARDPMGIRPLIMGDLDGAIVFASETCALDIIGARFVRELEPGEMVVVTESGIESLKPFAPAPSRFCIFEYVYFARPDSAFGGTSVYQVRKRIGAELAAESGVDADIVIPVPDSGTPSAIGFAEAAGLPFDLGIIRNHYIGRTFIEPSDSIRHMGVKLKHNANRSVIQGKRIVLVDDSIVRGTTSVKIVQMMRDAGATEVHMRIASPPTTDSCFYGVDTPEKGKLLASRMSIAEMSNYIGVDSLAFLTIDGLYRAVGEAKRNNELPQYCDACFTGAYPTVLTDQSGEANVRQLSLLA
- a CDS encoding SDR family NAD(P)-dependent oxidoreductase; translated protein: MAETEDRRIVVVTGASRGIGKAAAVALAAAGCHVVAVARTQGGLEELDDEIRAVGGSATLVPASLTDEGAIDRLGLALFERYGRIDALFANAGILGPLSPVGHVDPKKWDEVFAVNVTANYRLIRSFDPLLRRSAAARTLFVTSAASWKCRAYWGPYSASKAALDAIVRTWAAEVQSFGITANLLNPGPLRTRMRAQAMPGEDPMSLETPEDLAPHVVAALAPETTRTGEVFDFPTRSWIAHRFPAAPDAGA
- a CDS encoding N-acetylmuramoyl-L-alanine amidase translates to MIEGAVLCDRSRTSPNHGERAGGGPIDMIVLHYTGMVSEEMALDRLCSPASEVSCHYLVREDGRVFQLVDETRRAWHAGRSSWRGTTDVNSRSIGVEICNPGHEFGYRPFPNVQIEAVLDLCHDVLGRRRIAPRDVVAHSDVAPTRKEDPGEFFPWARFAEEGVGHFVDPTPIQGGRFFQRGDEGQPVRALQTMLGLYGYDAPATGVFDDHTAAVVRAFQRHFRPERVDGIADMSTIDTLHRLLRALPALA
- a CDS encoding barstar family protein — its product is MAGRTDFVYSSQPESLLEDGDFVARIPSGLASKHELLETLSEVAAFPGYFGRNWDALVDCLRDFGWIENRRVVLVHDDLPLRNDPAECRTYIDVLKGVLEDWATNPEPGSFVSTPDWPNVARDLVVVFPPETMASIDFILKLIQRRRS